The region TCCTGCCGAAACTTCATATTTATCTACGAAAACGTTATAGTTTGCGCTAATTTCACAATTTTAAGTGATTTTATTTTGAAGTGCATAATAGGCCCTTTTTGCGGTTTTTTCTTCGGCCTTCTTTTTTGAGGTTGCTCTTGCTTTTGCCACCACCTTCTCATCTAAGCGTAATTTTACGGCAAAATGTTTTATCTCGTCGTTCCCGGTATCTTCATAAACTTCAAAATCAAACTCACGCTTTTCTTTTTGGCACCATTCTATAAACAAACTTTTGTAGCTTATTACCTGCCCTTCTAATTGCTCTATATCTACATAAGGATCTATCACTCTTTCGTAAATAAAACGCTTGCAATATTTATAACCTCTATCCAGATATATTGCGCCAATTAAAGCTTCGAATAAATTTCCATGAATATTGGATCCAAATTGATCTTTTGGAATATTGGTTTGAACGTGATCTATAAGTTTAAGGTCTTTTCCAAGTTCATTTAAATGCTTTCGGCTAACCACTTTAGAGCGCATTTTGGTAAGATAACCTTCGTTACCGCCGGGAACTGCTTTAAAAAGATGCGATGCAATTACAGCGCTTAAAATCGCGTCACCAAGGAACTCAAGACGTTCAAAACTCACGGCATTTCCCTTTTCATCTTTAATATTGAGGGAACGGTGGGTAAATGCTTTGCGGTAGTGAAGAATATTTTTAGGCTTAAACCCCAGTATTTTGTATAAAACTGAAAAAAAATTCCCGCCTTTATCAGAACGGGAATTTAATATATTTCGAAGAACGCCCATAATTAAAGGTTATTCATCAAATCTTTTAAACAATACACAAGCGTTGTGACCTCCAAATCCAAACGTGTTGCTCATTACCACCTTTACATCACGTTCCTGGGCCTTGTTTAAGGTAAGGTTCAATTCAGGATCAATATTTTCGTCTTTGTGTTCGTGGTTAATAGTAGGTGGTACTATTCCATGTTTCATAGACAAAATTGCGGAAATTGCTTCTATAGCTCCCGCAGCACCAAGCAAATGCCCGGTCATTGATTTTGTTGAATTGATGTTCATTGTTTTGGCATGTTCGCCAAAAACCTTACTTATCGCTTTCAATTCGGCTACATCTCCTAATGGAGTAGAAGTTCCGTGAGTGTTAATGGCGTCTACATCTTCGGGTTTCATTTCTGCATTTCGAAGACAATTTTCCATAACTGCCACAACTCCATTTCCTTCAGGATGTGGTGCCGTCATATGGTAAGCATCAGAAGATAAACCTCCTCCAAGTACTTCAGCATAAATTTTAGCTCCCCTGGCCTTGGCATGTTCATATTCTTCAAGAATAAGTGTACCAGCACCTTCTCCTAATACAAATCCGTCCCGTGTAGCATCAAAAGGTCTTGAAGCTGTTTCGGGGTTATCGTTTTGTGTAGAGAGAGCGTGCATAGCATTAAAGCCACCCATACCAGCCATAGTTACCGCAGCTTCAGAACCTCCGGAAACAATAATATCACTATGTCCCAGTCTTATATTATTTAATGCATCTATCATGGCATTAGCCGCAGATGCACAAGCTGAAACGGTAGTATAATTTGCTCCCATAAACCCATGACGAATAGAGATATTACCGGGGGCAATATCTGCAATCATCTTAGGAATAAAGAAAGGATTAAACCTTGGTGTACCATCTCCCGTCGCAAAGTTTATCACTTCGTTCTGAAAAGTTTCCAATCCAC is a window of Salegentibacter salegens DNA encoding:
- the fabF gene encoding beta-ketoacyl-ACP synthase II, whose product is MELKRVVVTGLGALTPIGNNIEEYWEALVAGKSGGAPITYFDTEKFKTKFACELKNFDPLDFFDRKEVRRLDRFAQYAIVASDEAIKDSGINLDTVNKYRVGVIWGAGIGGLETFQNEVINFATGDGTPRFNPFFIPKMIADIAPGNISIRHGFMGANYTTVSACASAANAMIDALNNIRLGHSDIIVSGGSEAAVTMAGMGGFNAMHALSTQNDNPETASRPFDATRDGFVLGEGAGTLILEEYEHAKARGAKIYAEVLGGGLSSDAYHMTAPHPEGNGVVAVMENCLRNAEMKPEDVDAINTHGTSTPLGDVAELKAISKVFGEHAKTMNINSTKSMTGHLLGAAGAIEAISAILSMKHGIVPPTINHEHKDENIDPELNLTLNKAQERDVKVVMSNTFGFGGHNACVLFKRFDE
- the rnc gene encoding ribonuclease III; the encoded protein is MGVLRNILNSRSDKGGNFFSVLYKILGFKPKNILHYRKAFTHRSLNIKDEKGNAVSFERLEFLGDAILSAVIASHLFKAVPGGNEGYLTKMRSKVVSRKHLNELGKDLKLIDHVQTNIPKDQFGSNIHGNLFEALIGAIYLDRGYKYCKRFIYERVIDPYVDIEQLEGQVISYKSLFIEWCQKEKREFDFEVYEDTGNDEIKHFAVKLRLDEKVVAKARATSKKKAEEKTAKRAYYALQNKIT